The following are from one region of the Sporocytophaga myxococcoides genome:
- a CDS encoding DUF4905 domain-containing protein: MSTQNLTSFSFDGLIWKVIPDEINHLLVVEYRNSDEHLADFSAIDLKKKKIKWQGIKKNEPWWIGLGAVKDGYIYLHGFKDIQNPEHKGIISVASDSGKVLWEEKTLSFGGVFSEGILALQNEEEENKVYFLLDLKTGKQKKEYSDVEVLKKLNQVFREKQKSNIQNALHFTPESEYFPKLSEYVQEVTGEQTSLAFDYAEYKNFIIISYYIYSDNKLQNLLLIANEEGDVLWKEILDKSPKGVGMDTFFLLENAVIFVKEKKELIIYEL; the protein is encoded by the coding sequence TTGTCGACACAAAATCTAACTTCCTTTTCTTTTGACGGACTGATCTGGAAAGTAATTCCCGATGAGATAAATCATTTGCTTGTAGTAGAATATAGAAATTCCGATGAGCATCTTGCTGATTTCAGTGCAATAGATTTGAAGAAGAAAAAAATAAAATGGCAGGGGATAAAAAAAAATGAGCCATGGTGGATTGGATTGGGGGCTGTTAAAGACGGATACATTTACCTGCACGGTTTTAAAGACATACAAAATCCGGAGCATAAAGGAATCATTTCTGTTGCATCGGACTCTGGCAAGGTATTGTGGGAAGAAAAGACATTAAGTTTTGGAGGGGTGTTTTCAGAGGGGATTCTTGCTTTGCAAAATGAGGAGGAAGAAAATAAGGTCTACTTTTTGCTTGACCTCAAAACCGGTAAGCAAAAGAAAGAATATTCTGATGTAGAAGTCTTAAAAAAACTTAATCAGGTCTTTCGTGAAAAGCAGAAAAGTAACATTCAAAATGCACTGCATTTTACTCCGGAGAGTGAATATTTTCCAAAACTATCTGAGTATGTGCAGGAAGTAACGGGTGAACAAACCTCATTGGCCTTTGACTATGCTGAGTATAAAAATTTTATAATTATTTCTTATTATATTTACTCAGATAATAAACTTCAAAATCTCCTGTTAATAGCCAATGAAGAGGGAGATGTGCTTTGGAAAGAAATCCTTGATAAAAGTCCTAAGGGAGTAGGCATGGATACTTTCTTTTTGCTGGAGAATGCTGTAATTTTTGTTAAAGAAAAAAAGGAACTGATAATTTATGAATTATAA
- a CDS encoding LysM peptidoglycan-binding domain-containing protein: MNYKGVSLLKNVLILILFISLSDVFAGVQDSIGLEKKDSKVFVLHKADPKETLYSISRKYKVTVDELNKNNPELSAGLKVGQIIRIPYKGSVAVVSSTPESAVSSSSGSAGGTHTVEPKETLYSLSRKYNVTVDEIRKANPGLAELKVGQTINIPGKAGGTSNASASREVPKSEVKKDENKTSSTPKPTTKNTKEQESVFVPPTDNFNKVTESGFAEVIEGNNDSPKYLALHKTAPIGTIIQVKNEANGQKLFVRVIGKLQNGNVEDKVIIKISQKAYERLSGVDKKIPVQISYIP, encoded by the coding sequence ATGAATTATAAAGGTGTATCTCTGTTGAAGAATGTTTTGATCCTGATTTTATTTATCTCTTTGTCTGACGTGTTTGCTGGTGTACAGGATTCTATCGGGCTAGAGAAGAAGGATTCGAAAGTATTTGTGCTTCATAAAGCAGATCCTAAAGAAACTTTATATTCAATTTCAAGAAAATATAAAGTGACTGTAGATGAATTAAATAAAAATAATCCGGAATTGTCAGCGGGGTTAAAGGTAGGTCAAATCATTCGTATACCTTATAAAGGATCGGTTGCGGTAGTTTCTTCAACTCCAGAATCTGCTGTATCATCCTCTTCTGGGAGTGCTGGAGGAACACATACAGTTGAACCAAAAGAAACACTTTATTCACTTTCCAGGAAATACAATGTTACTGTTGATGAAATAAGAAAAGCGAATCCCGGACTTGCTGAATTAAAGGTAGGTCAAACTATTAATATACCAGGGAAAGCAGGTGGAACAAGCAATGCAAGTGCATCTAGAGAAGTTCCTAAATCTGAAGTCAAAAAGGACGAGAATAAAACTTCTTCAACCCCAAAACCTACTACAAAAAATACCAAAGAGCAGGAGTCTGTATTTGTACCCCCAACAGATAATTTTAATAAAGTTACAGAAAGTGGTTTTGCTGAAGTAATTGAAGGAAATAATGATTCTCCCAAATATCTTGCCTTGCACAAAACGGCTCCTATAGGCACTATTATTCAGGTGAAGAATGAAGCAAATGGACAGAAGTTGTTTGTTCGTGTTATAGGAAAGCTTCAGAATGGAAATGTTGAAGATAAGGTTATTATCAAGATCTCTCAGAAAGCATACGAGCGTTTATCCGGGGTAGATAAAAAGATTCCCGTTCAGATATCGTACATACCATAA
- a CDS encoding TIGR02757 family protein encodes MKFEALRDFLDEKYQQYNQPGFIENDPVCIPHLFSKKQDIEIMGLWASVLAWGQRTTIISKCRELIVLMDQAPYDFIKNHKPLDLKVFTQFKHRTFNATDTLYFIEFFKTFYEKHESLEEAFLRGHSKTSVNVEGALSGFHEMFFSLEDYPERTKKHISTPARNSACKRLNMFLRWMVRKDNKGVDFGIWKNIKPSQLVCPCDVHVDRVGRKLGLIDRKQTDWQTAVELTENLKKFDPKDPVKYDFALFGMGVEEKF; translated from the coding sequence GTGAAATTTGAAGCACTCCGGGATTTTCTCGATGAAAAATACCAACAATACAATCAGCCAGGATTTATAGAAAATGATCCGGTTTGTATCCCTCATCTTTTTTCTAAAAAACAAGACATAGAGATTATGGGTCTTTGGGCTTCAGTATTAGCCTGGGGACAAAGAACTACGATTATCAGCAAGTGTAGGGAGTTGATCGTATTGATGGATCAGGCTCCATATGATTTTATAAAAAATCATAAGCCGTTGGATCTAAAGGTATTTACGCAGTTTAAACACAGGACATTTAATGCAACCGATACTCTTTATTTTATAGAATTTTTTAAAACTTTTTATGAGAAGCATGAATCATTGGAGGAAGCTTTTCTGCGTGGGCACTCAAAAACATCAGTTAATGTAGAAGGAGCTTTGTCGGGTTTTCATGAAATGTTTTTCAGTCTGGAAGATTATCCTGAAAGAACCAAAAAACACATTTCAACACCTGCCCGGAACAGTGCCTGTAAAAGATTAAATATGTTTTTACGCTGGATGGTAAGAAAAGATAATAAAGGTGTGGATTTTGGGATCTGGAAAAATATTAAGCCAAGTCAGTTGGTTTGCCCTTGTGACGTCCATGTAGACAGAGTGGGACGAAAATTAGGATTAATTGATCGAAAGCAAACAGATTGGCAGACAGCAGTGGAATTAACTGAAAATCTGAAAAAGTTTGACCCTAAAGATCCTGTTAAATATGATTTTGCTCTTTTCGGTATGGGAGTAGAGGAAAAGTTTTAA
- a CDS encoding PRC-barrel domain-containing protein codes for MKSEKEKILSSPLIGGDKVKNPEGEDLGEIKEWVMDTGKGKVEYGILSFGGFMGIGNKNFAIPYEALVKGNDNNHFVLNVDKETLVNAYSQIEHQGKSYYIY; via the coding sequence ATGAAATCAGAAAAAGAAAAAATATTATCGTCTCCGCTAATTGGAGGCGACAAAGTTAAAAACCCTGAAGGAGAAGATCTTGGAGAGATCAAAGAATGGGTAATGGATACTGGAAAAGGAAAAGTTGAATATGGAATCCTGTCGTTCGGTGGATTTATGGGAATTGGTAACAAGAATTTTGCTATCCCGTACGAAGCTTTAGTTAAGGGGAATGACAATAATCACTTTGTTTTGAACGTAGATAAGGAGACTCTGGTTAATGCGTATAGTCAGATAGAGCACCAGGGAAAGTCTTACTACATATACTAA
- a CDS encoding DinB family protein: MSIFESKGKNLPQGDRTYKKFLETAKYWLKELDFYGSNQFKKVTANSAWTIGQVYDHLINGTRAYHMREIRKCLEKTGGSEEGKKLFKGHIVFFLGKFPSIKIAGIDPNGYVPAQPESPDKMKDEFFKFFKEMQKIAKDLDAAPSTYKTMHPSLGMLTGYEWFQIIEMHFRHHLRQKSEIDKSIRSFYKEEDSSELLPEAEIDDYSS, encoded by the coding sequence ATGAGTATTTTTGAATCAAAAGGAAAAAATCTACCACAAGGGGATAGAACTTACAAGAAGTTTTTGGAAACAGCCAAATATTGGCTGAAAGAACTTGACTTCTATGGGTCTAATCAGTTTAAAAAAGTAACAGCAAATTCAGCATGGACTATTGGTCAGGTATATGATCACCTGATCAATGGTACCAGAGCTTACCATATGCGGGAAATAAGAAAATGCCTTGAAAAAACAGGGGGTAGTGAAGAAGGGAAGAAGTTATTCAAAGGGCATATTGTATTTTTTTTGGGAAAATTCCCTTCAATAAAAATAGCAGGGATTGACCCAAACGGATATGTTCCCGCCCAGCCGGAAAGTCCTGATAAAATGAAAGATGAATTTTTTAAGTTTTTCAAGGAAATGCAAAAAATAGCCAAAGACCTTGATGCGGCCCCATCTACATATAAGACTATGCATCCTTCACTCGGAATGCTTACAGGGTATGAATGGTTTCAGATTATTGAAATGCATTTTCGTCATCATTTAAGACAAAAAAGCGAAATTGATAAATCTATCAGAAGCTTTTATAAGGAAGAAGATTCTTCAGAGTTGCTTCCTGAAGCGGAAATAGATGACTATAGTTCGTAA